Below is a genomic region from candidate division SR1 bacterium Aalborg_AAW-1.
AAGATTTTTGTCGAGTATTGGCAATATTTCTCTTGTGCTATCGTACATCATACCTGCCAATTCTGCTTGTTTCGCTTTAATATTTCCTACTTTTTCTCTGAGATCTGCTCTTCCTACATCCCCGATAAATACCCAATCTCCTGTAAAAAATGCAATTTCTTTATCATGATCGTCTTTGATAAGATAACTGATGCTGTCAGGAGAATGTCCTGGTGTGAAGTAAGATACTATTGTTGCTGTACCAACTTTTATAGTTTCTCATCACTGAAGAGATGTATGAGCATATTCTGCTCCAACTTTATCTCCTACATAAATAGTAGCTGCTGTCTCATTGTGTATTTGAAGATGTCCACTTGCAAAATCAGCATGAGGATGAGTATTGAGTACTGCAACAATTTTTGCATTATGGTGTTGAGCGAGATCATAATATTGTTGAGGATTCCTTGTAGGATCGACGACAACAGCTTCTCCATTGCTAATGGCCATATATGAATAATGTGCTAAATCCTTATCAGCAAATTGTTGTATAACAAGATTGTTTCCTGACACAGATGTTGTTTTTGTATTGGTTTCGATTTTGTTTCGTGGCATCATAGCAAGAATTTTTCCCATACCACATCGACCAGTAGCTCCAGCAAACACCAGTCCAGCTCCTACGAAGGAACTCAGTCAGATCCATCGATTGTTTGCTAAAATGCTGAGTCAAATTCACAATAACACTAAAGATCAAGCAGTAATTTGTATCTGTTGCATAAGAGGTAATGGTCCTTTTTCAACTTCTCTTGGACATCATTGACAAGCTGATAATCATCCTGCAAGATTGGTAATATGAGTATATCATAATTTTGCAGCTTTTTTGATGAATTGTGACGAGCTATTCCCAGTATTACAATAAGCGATAATATGATCGTATTGTGATAATTCTTTTTTATGGTCTTCAAAATAATCTAATGGCATGTTAATAGCTCATTGAATATGATCAAGGTGAAATTCTTCAGGAGTTCTCACATCTATTATAGTAAGGTTTTTGTCATTAAAGTTTATATCATGTGGTTTAATGGATTTCATATGTTTATATAACTAAAATTTAAAAATTATATTCTTACTGTATGATAGGTATATTTTCTATTCCATAAATTATACCTCATGCATTATAAACATTATATCATTGTGCTTTCAGGACTTGCATGGCCACGCTAGAACGAGCTCCACTACGACAATACACACCTATACGTTTATCTTGAGGAAGGTTGTGTTTTCACTGCTGAATATCTCATAACGGTATATTGATAGATCACTGAAGATGTCATTGAGATCGTTCTGATGGTTCACGTACATCGACATAGAGCTCAGTTTTTTCTGACGTTCAAGATGTTGGTTGTGGATTATTGAAAAACGACAATATCGACATTGTGTTATTGGTAGTAAAGTAAAATGATTGTCTTATTTTTTATTACACTCTATCA
It encodes:
- the ygaP gene encoding Inner membrane protein YgaP: MKSIKPHDINFNDKNLTIIDVRTPEEFHLDHIQGAINMPLDYFEDHKKELSQYDHIIAYCNTGNSSSQFIKKAAKLGYTHITNLAGGLSACQGCPREVEKGPLPLMQQIQITAGSLVLLGIGLSILANNRWIGLSSFVGAGLVFAGATGRCGMGKILAMMPRNKIETNTKTTSVSGNNLVIQQFADKDLAHYSYMAISNGEAVVVDPTRNPQQYYDLAQHHNAKIVAVLNTHPHADFASGHLQIHNETAATIYVGDKVGAEYAHTSLQGGETIKVGTATIVSYFTPGHSPDSISYLIKDDHDKEIAFFTGDWVFIGDVGRADLREKVGNIKAKQAELAGMMYDSTREILPILDKNLMILPAHGAGTSCGKGLSKKNMDSLGNQLKYNPMLQEMSKEEFIEELTSDQPSIPPYFTNSVLLNKHGNSSYQEAKDTIPMIGTLPNEFDGVIIDTRSYDKFVLYPLYKGAINIPYNENFVGVLGSVILPTDKIIVIVEHQKEYEKIVASIMSIGYESLITGLYIHEQKSEKEIKKYTVIDLRSPSTFADNPLFSDAINIPLEELQSQLEKLDKTTTYIPYCGGSYKSCVASTILRAHGYQANHVMPG